One region of Rubripirellula tenax genomic DNA includes:
- a CDS encoding epimerase — translation MVTQLTGKRIVIAGGSGFLGRSMADAFAAKGAEVTILSRSVPKTAGSWTHRIWDGRTLNGGAAGDWSSAINGCDAIVNLAGRTVNCIKTPDHKDEILRSRVESTRVLGQAMRVVESPPPVWVQMSTAHIYGDPPSAVCTEQSAEGIGLAPTVARAWESAFAESKLPQQRGTIMRTSFVVGRDRGSGGGALGTLGLITKLGLGGTVARGTQGMSWIHEDDCNSIFARAIADETMEGTYIVSSPHPESQATFMRTLRKVIGIPIGLPAFEWMVRIGAPIFMRTDPELVLYGRYVIPKRLMDDGFEFEFANLEPALRNLYDKKR, via the coding sequence GTGGTCACACAACTCACCGGCAAACGAATCGTAATCGCTGGAGGCAGCGGATTCCTGGGCCGATCGATGGCGGACGCATTCGCTGCCAAAGGCGCGGAGGTCACGATTCTGTCGCGATCAGTGCCGAAGACTGCTGGATCGTGGACGCATCGCATTTGGGATGGGCGAACATTGAACGGTGGGGCGGCGGGAGACTGGTCGTCCGCGATCAACGGCTGTGACGCGATCGTGAACTTGGCGGGCCGTACGGTGAACTGTATCAAGACGCCGGATCACAAGGATGAAATTTTGCGGTCGCGTGTCGAGTCGACTCGGGTGCTTGGCCAAGCGATGCGTGTTGTCGAATCGCCGCCGCCGGTTTGGGTGCAAATGAGTACGGCGCACATTTACGGCGATCCACCGTCGGCCGTTTGTACCGAACAGTCCGCCGAAGGAATCGGGCTAGCACCGACGGTCGCGCGGGCTTGGGAATCTGCGTTTGCGGAAAGCAAGTTGCCCCAGCAACGCGGCACGATCATGCGGACCAGTTTCGTTGTCGGCCGTGATCGCGGCAGTGGCGGCGGGGCCCTTGGCACGCTGGGTTTGATCACCAAGTTAGGGCTCGGCGGAACAGTGGCCCGCGGCACGCAAGGGATGTCATGGATCCACGAGGACGACTGCAATTCGATCTTCGCGAGGGCGATCGCTGATGAAACGATGGAGGGGACTTACATCGTTTCTTCACCCCACCCAGAGTCACAGGCGACCTTCATGCGAACGCTTCGCAAGGTCATCGGAATACCAATCGGACTGCCAGCCTTTGAATGGATGGTCCGTATCGGAGCTCCGATCTTCATGCGTACTGATCCGGAACTGGTTCTCTATGGTCGCTACGTGATTCCGAAACGATTGATGGACGACGGTTTCGAGTTCGAGTTTGCGAACCTTGAACC